The Bacillota bacterium genomic sequence TGGCTAGACGCAGCCCCCTCCAATAGTAACAATTCGTGGCGCCGCTTCCCTAAGCCCAGAAAAAGTGACAGCAGGGTGGTACAAATAAGAAGCCAAGGAGAAATCGTCACCCCCACAGCCACTGCGCCGGCAGCAGCACGAAGAACAAAGCCCGCTGCCAGTACCAACAAATCAATCAGTACCAGTTGCTTCAGCCAGAGCGAATAAGCCACCGTCAGCAGAAAATACGCTAGCACTAGCAAGCCAAAAGCCGTGCTCAGGGGAAAACCTCCCCCGGCCGCCAGCAAAACCAACAACACCACCAGCACTCGTGCTTCAGTTACACTTACCTTGCCGGCAGCTACCGGCCGGTGGCATTTGGTGGGATGCAGGGCATCTTCTTCCCTGTCGGCAATATCATTATAGACATAGCCGGCGCTGGAAATTAAACAGAAAACAAAAAAAGCGGCTAAGGCTGTAAGCAGCGCCTGCTGCTTTGTAAACAGACCGGAGAAGACTACCCCGGCCAGAACGAAGGCGTTTTTAGTCCACTGCCGGGGCCGGAGCAAAGACCAATACAGTCTCAGGCGCGAGTTCTGCGCCGCTTTATCGCCAACAACACCCGCCGCTTCCCGGTTTCCCATCATCTTTGCCCTCCCGTTGGAACCCAAGCTTCAGTTTTCATTATAACGGCCGTGCTCTGGCAGAGCAAGCAAGTCCGGACTCCCGTTCACCTGGGCCATGTGCTATAATGAGTCCAGATCAAGAGGGGGTGATGGTATGTCCTCTTTGCTGTCCCAGCTTGTTTCCTGGAGCCAGCAACTGCCTGCCAGTACAGACCGGCTAAAAGAGCGACTGGATAACTTATTAACACCGCCGGTCCCGGCTG encodes the following:
- a CDS encoding decaprenyl-phosphate phosphoribosyltransferase — its product is MMGNREAAGVVGDKAAQNSRLRLYWSLLRPRQWTKNAFVLAGVVFSGLFTKQQALLTALAAFFVFCLISSAGYVYNDIADREEDALHPTKCHRPVAAGKVSVTEARVLVVLLVLLAAGGGFPLSTAFGLLVLAYFLLTVAYSLWLKQLVLIDLLVLAAGFVLRAAAGAVAVGVTISPWLLICTTLLSLFLGLGKRRHELLLLEGAASSHRATLNDYSPELLNQLLSSVTAATLVSYSIYTFTSGHGPAMMLTIPFVLFGLFRYLYLIYCRDLGGSPEEILLTDRQLLLTVILWGGAVLLVLGTKQRF